A single Eremothecium sinecaudum strain ATCC 58844 chromosome VIII, complete sequence DNA region contains:
- the FBP26 gene encoding fructose-2,6-bisphosphatase (Syntenic homolog of Ashbya gossypii AEL106W; Syntenic homolog of Saccharomyces cerevisiae YJL155C (FBP26); 1-intron in Ashbya gossypii), whose translation MPVFTVSNRLCVIMVGLPARGKSFISQKIVRYLSWLSVPSKCFNVGHYRRLMGTVHPKAAFFDPDNEEGLKLREMAAERALEDMLEWFTAEEGIVAILDATNTTRARREWVARKLRANSIEPMFLESWCDDQDLILRNVVELKSTSPDYEGVESEVAIHDFLARIKKYEKIYQPLDESHDKELTFVRLINVSQQVIINRIESYLESRIVFYIMNLHIKPRYIWLSRHGESIYNVEKKIGGDSHLSPRGLQYARKLPEIVKQSAGDANLTTWISTLVRTGETAQFLPYKQLQWKALDELDAGVCDGMTYYEIQEKYPEDFKARDDDKFEYRYRGGESYRDVIVRLEPVIMELERQENILIITHQAVLRCIYAYFMNVPQEESPWVSIPLHTLIKLEPRAYGTRATRIKADIPAVSTYKERGSSQLKDPQ comes from the exons ATGCCGGTATTCACTGTTTCAAAC CGGTTATGTGTTATCATGGTTGGACTTCCAGCTCGTGGAAAGTCTTTCATATCTCAAAAAATTGTGCGGTATTTGTCGTGGTTGAGTGTACCTTCCAAGTGTTTCAATGTTGGCCACTATAGGCGGTTAATGGGAACAGTGCATCCAAAGGCGGCGTTTTTTGATCCAGATAATGAGGAAGGGTTGAAACTACGGGAAATGGCTGCCGAAAGAGCATTAGAAGATATGCTAGAATGGTTCACCGCGGAAGAGGGTATTGTTGCTATTCTTGATGCCACCAACACGACAAGAGCAAGAAGGGAATGGGTTGCACGGAAATTAAGGGCAAATTCGATTGAACCGATGTTTTTGGAGAGCTGGTGTGACGATCAGGACTTGATACTTCGTAACGTGGTTGAGCTTAAGAGCACATCTCCTGACTACGAGGGCGTAGAATCCGAAGTGGCCATACATGACTTTCTAGCTCGAATTAAAAAGTACGAGAAGATTTACCAACCGCTAGACGAGAGTCATGACAAAGAATTAACTTTTGTAAGGCTTATTAATGTCTCTCAGCAGGTGATTATAAACAGGATCGAAAGCTACCTTGAAAGTCGCATCGTGTTCTACATCATGAATTTACATATTAAACCACGCTACATTTGGCTATCGAGACACGGCGAATCCATTTATAATGTCGAGAAGAAAATAGGCGGAGACTCTCACCTTTCACCCAGAGGTCTCCAGTATGCGCGTAAATTACCGGAAATCGTAAAGCAGTCTGCTGGAGACGCGAATCTTACCACATGGATCTCAACACTTGTTCGCACAGGCGAAACAGCCCAATTTCTGCCATATAAGCAATTACAGTGGAAAGCACTTGACGAACTAGACGCTGGAGTTTGCGATGGCATGACATACTACGAAATCCAGGAAAAGTACCCTGAGGACTTCAAGGCTCGGGACGATGATAAGTTCGAGTACAGATACCGCGGTGGTGAGTCTTACCGCGACGTCATAGTTCGCCTAGAGCCCGTTATCATGGAGCTTGAGCGTCAGGAAAACATACTAATCATCACGCATCAGGCTGTTTTACGCTGCATCTACGCGTACTTCATGAACGTGCCTCAAGAAGAATCTCCCTGGGTCTCCATTCCTTTACATACCCTCATAAAGCTTGAGCCGAGGGCCTACGGAACACGCGCTACACGTATTAAAGCCGACATACCTGCTGTTAGTACATATAAGGAGCGCGGTTCAAGCCAGTTAAAAGACCCTCAGTAA
- the VPS35 gene encoding retromer subunit VPS35 (Syntenic homolog of Ashbya gossypii AEL107W; Syntenic homolog of Saccharomyces cerevisiae YJL154C (VPS35)) — protein MSYAESVEQATHIIKQQTILIQRNLAQRKLMDALKHVSVMLTELRNPTLTPKQYYELYILVYDALSILSLYLVENHPKRHHLADLYELVQYAGNILPRLYLMITVGTAFLQIKDSPMEEILKDMIEMCKGVQNPVRGLFLRYYLSQRTRDWLLPDTLPSETKEGESSTQEPKNGLENTNKVFNVGFIINNFIEMNKLWVRLQHYGPLKERELRTRERKELQILIGSNLVRLSQVLEDDCEMYCDLILPQLLEQIIQCRDVVSQEYLLDVICQVFPDEFHMATLSTLLETTLKLNPDVSINKVVSALITRFIGYKDRQTGDVKTIRETFKQLSLKESKKHPEHVTNGDLFFVLWKYLEQLIDQRPDLPLAELFPLVQGILKLSLAWYPDDISNMECLFNFTVKRSQENGGPEMNSDCEYLFEDLLLSLSSNPIFYRVLTECGSYQKLLSLQNVSLQKVVVNRILDEIFKANVRISMKAHLDRILLICESIIKVNNPKLHMLPHDDNEQRNPEEDGTSSLLNAEQEKLAQLVHICYHNSIEKHVELLLTCKSWFYQGGIRLRYTYPAVIASFWKLIRKADIKKKRYTSREKRYQQLIKQLFKYTSRCLNDLFNAVGNSCSDMIFKLNLQTAAIADHLGLSEISFDFFTQAFAIFEESLNDSRTQFQAIVNMAQVLQKTRSLYVDNYYDTLITRCTLYGSKLLKKQDQCRAVYLCSHLWWATEIPLIGEEEGITDTFFREGKRVLECLQRSLRVADSIMDNVQSSQLMVEILNRCCYYFVHGDESVTHVGTKYINGLIELIQTNLKSLKMEESVKVTDDSSIKSPSSPTIAVGIDGTFILLLSSPSATVATVSNKIANLQVSSLVPMVTDYLERTLRYIEDQKLVDDRFKAIIM, from the coding sequence ATGTCATATGCAGAAAGCGTGGAACAGGCGACACATATCATAAAACAGCAGACGATTCTGATTCAGCGTAACTTAGCGCAGCGGAAGTTGATGGATGCATTAAAACATGTGAGTGTTATGCTAACAGAATTGCGCAACCCTACGTTGACACCCAAACAATATTATGAGTTATACATCCTAGTATATGATGCGTTGAGTATTTTATCTCTATATTTGGTGGAGAACCATCCCAAAAGACACCATCTGGCGGATCTTTACGAATTGGTCCAATATGCAGGTAATATATTGCCAAGGTTGTATTTAATGATTACGGTTGGAACGGCATTCTTACAGATCAAGGATTCGCCAATGGAGGAGATTTTAAAGGATATGATTGAGATGTGTAAAGGTGTGCAAAATCCAGTGCGTGGACTTTTCTTAAGGTATTATCTATCTCAGCGTACTAGAGACTGGTTGCTACCTGATACACTACCTTCGGAGACTAAAGAAGGCGAAAGTAGCACCCAGGAACCGAAAAACGGTCTCGAAAATACCAATAAGGTGTTTAATGTTGGATTTATCATTAATAACTTTATTGAGATGAATAAACTATGGGTCAGATTACAGCATTATGGACCGTTGAAGGAACGTGAATTACGTACAAGGGAGCGAAAAGAGTTGCAGATTTTAATTGGATCAAACTTGGTGCGTTTATCTCAGGTTTTAGAGGACGATTGCGAGATGTACTGCGATTTAATATTACCCCAACTATTGGAACAGATTATTCAATGCCGAGACGTCGTTTCCCAGGAATATTTGTTGGACGTAATTTGCCAGGTATTCCCAGACGAGTTCCATATGGCAACGCTATCTACACTACTGGAGACTACACTAAAATTGAACCCTGATGTATCAATTAATAAGGTTGTATCCGCTCTAATAACACGATTTATTGGTTATAAGGATCGTCAAACGGGCGATGTCAAAACTATCCGAGAAACCTTCAAACAGCTCTCGCTTAAAGAGAGTAAGAAACACCCTGAACATGTAACTAATGGCGACCTATTTTTTGTCTTATGGAAATATTTGGAACAACTGATTGATCAAAGACCTGATCTACCGCTGGCGGAATTATTCCCCCTTGTCCAAGGTATATTGAAGTTGTCTCTTGCCTGGTACCCTGATGATATTTCCAATATGGAGTGCTTGTTCAACTTTACTGTAAAAAGATCCCAAGAAAATGGTGGACCGGAAATGAATTCCGATTGCGAATATTTGTTCGAAGACTTGCTGTTGTCGTTGTCGTCTAACCCAATTTTTTATCGTGTACTTACAGAATGTGGCTCGTACCAAAAACTACTCTCTTTGCAAAATGTATCGTTACAAAAAGTTGTTGTTAATAGAATACTCGACGAAATATTCAAAGCAAATGTTCGCATTAGTATGAAGGCTCACCTTGATCGAATTTTGCTAATATGTGAATCCATTATTAAAGTCAACAATCCCAAATTGCATATGCTACCACATGATGATAATGAACAGCGCAATCCCGAAGAAGACGGAACTAGTTCGCTTCTGAATGCTGAACAAGAAAAACTAGCACAGTTGGTTCACATATGCTACCATAATTCCATTGAAAAGCATGTAGAACTATTGTTAACCTGCAAAAGTTGGTTTTACCAGGGTGGCATTAGACTTCGTTACACATACCCAGCTGTAATCGCCAGCTTTTGGAAATTAATTCGCAAAGCAGACATTAAGAAGAAACGTTATACATCGAGAGAAAAGCGTTACCAACAGTTGATCAAGCAACTATTCAAGTACACTTCGCGCTGCCTTAATGATTTATTTAATGCAGTTGGCAATTCCTGTTCGGACATGATTTTCAAATTGAACCTGCAAACAGCCGCAATCGCAGACCATTTAGGCTTGAGCGAAATTTCGTTTGATTTCTTCACACAGGCCTTTGCAATCTTTGAAGAATCCCTTAATGACTCTAGAACACAATTCCAGGCCATAGTCAACATGGCACAAGTACTGCAAAAAACGCGATCACTTTATGTGGACAACTATTACGATACTTTAATAACAAGATGTACGTTATATGGTTCTAAGCTCCTAAAAAAACAAGACCAATGCCGCGCGGTATACTTATGTTCCCATCTTTGGTGGGCAACTGAAATCCCATTAATTGGGGAGGAAGAAGGAATCACAGACACTTTCTTCAGGGAAGGAAAGCGCGTACTAGAATGCCTCCAAAGATCCCTAAGAGTTGCAGACTCAATCATGGATAATGTGCAAAGCTCACAACTAATGGTAGAAATTTTAAACCGCTGTTGCTACTACTTTGTTCATGGCGATGAATCAGTAACTCATGTGGGAACAAAATACATCAATGGTTTAATAGAACTAATACAAACGAACTTGAAGTCACTAAAAATGGAAGAATCTGTTAAAGTTACTGATGATAGCAGTATCAAATCTCCTTCCAGTCCAACAATTGCAGTCGGAATAGACGGCACTTTTATTCTCCTACTCAGCTCACCAAGCGCAACTGTAGCTACCGTAAGCAACAAAATCGCTAATCTTCAAGTTTCATCCTTAGTACCTATGGTCACCGATTATTTAGAAAGGACTTTGAGATATATAGAAGACCAAAAACTGGTTGACGATAGATTCAAGGCTATTATTATGTAA
- the PAM17 gene encoding Pam17p (Syntenic homolog of Ashbya gossypii ADR328W; Syntenic homolog of Saccharomyces cerevisiae YKR065C (PAM17)), whose protein sequence is MNALTIIRPSTFRLVGIRAFSSVPIANQGQGSTLSNKKFAATKDSSALTWEEFFKLRKQENRINTGSSLFTAFVGTNLSWVYLSTMQIDPTQMIFGFDPLLVICAGLFASGGLGYLFGPLLGSGIFKLKNKQILESYTTKNKDFLKHIKKNRVDASSQSFSNPVPDYYGEKIGSLKEYRQWLKDCQSHRRKAKEFL, encoded by the coding sequence ATGAACGCTCTTACTATTATCCGCCCAAGTACATTTAGGTTAGTCGGCATAAGAGCTTTCAGCTCAGTTCCCATTGCTAATCAGGGGCAAGGATCAACTCTATCGAACAAAAAATTTGCCGCTACAAAAGACTCTAGCGCTCTAACATGGGAAGAATTCTTCAAGTTAAGAAAGCAGGAGAACAGAATCAACACTGGTAGCTCCCTCTTTACTGCATTCGTTGGTACTAATCTTTCATGGGTTTACTTGTCTACTATGCAAATTGACCCAACACAAATGATCTTCGGTTTTGATCCATTATTAGTTATCTGTGCAGGTCTATTTGCATCCGGTGGTCTTGGGTATCTCTTTGGGCCTTTGTTGGGCTCAGGTATATTTAAACTCAAGAACAAGCAAATCTTGGAGTCCTACACTACGAAAAATAAGGATTTCCTAAAACATATAAAGAAGAACCGTGTCGATGCATCTTCGCAAAGCTTCAGCAACCCAGTTCCCGACTACTACGGTGAGAAAATTGGCTCTTTGAAGGAGTACAGGCAATGGCTAAAAGACTGTCAATCTCACAGAAGAAAAGCAAAGGAATTCTTGTAA
- the DAS1 gene encoding SCF ubiquitin ligase complex subunit DAS1 (Syntenic homolog of Ashbya gossypii ACR240W; Syntenic homolog of Saccharomyces cerevisiae YJL149W (DAS1)) has protein sequence MNQQAVFPLERLPEELIQEIFSHLPQPDRLRLCHINKKCYQIAMHLIYNRIYLNDSNVVKSDFMDLAINWTFLSIPSFMQEEESRKVANEKLKKLIGTLQVNPQTLNMIQWVRINWDLNPVLQKTILTLLCNKSASLQRLENVTDPDCNDIVAFGQMSHKNLTSFDMAPPNSLPERPVSPNYIPDLSRYLKQRISCKLSHMTLFMDPVQLFNYIHPLTHKLQIRDLKLHWRREFYPPSEFKNKRKTPLTKLSEIFDIRALKVLTIISWNESLSPRELDMLKEFEEFFNIEDLSLISVAQHTMVLVDLFNKLVNLKRLKMDFLENYIPQATKPDIFLSILISCKKLQFLDIRFEGLDSPIMAIENDRYRTERKCHCARCVKTHDEIICKKIFHYLDDLKMIDIEELTAKDIFAMMRYQSLLPYSKACDSYPSVRTQPMNMDQFVQIMNESILNYRKLRGQLAGISPDSELPLDHEEGLSLLPHDPFTSQDVIDCFHTLIHHYKRTYITLLSEFPELRFLMLNDVPTVIIEENSERIPHPVFFHDGYVSNLHGWTKKLKKRNNDDNKDLSTVNRQVTLC, from the coding sequence ATGAATCAACAAGCTGTCTTCCCATTGGAACGACTCCCGGAAGAGTTGATTCAAGAAATATTTTCACACCTTCCTCAACCAGATAGGCTTCGACTTTGTCATATCAACAAAAAATGCTATCAAATTGCTATGCATTTGATTTACAATAGGATATACCTGAACGATTCAAATGTAGTAAAAAGCGATTTTATGGACCTTGCAATCAACTGGACTTTTCTAAGCATCCCGTCATTTATGCAGGAGGAAGAGTCACGAAAGGTTGCGAACGAAAAGTTGAAAAAACTTATTGGGACACTTCAGGTTAATCCGCAGACATTAAATATGATACAGTGGGTGAGGATAAATTGGGATTTAAATCCTGTATTACAGAAAACCATCTTAACATTATTATGCAATAAATCTGCTTCTTTGCAAAGACTAGAAAATGTTACAGACCCAGATTGCAATGATATTGTTGCTTTTGGACAGATGTCACACAAGAACCTAACCAGTTTCGACATGGCACCTCCAAATTCGTTGCCCGAGAGACCAGTTTCTCCAAATTACATTCCTGATTTATCAAGATATCTGAAGCAAAGAATATCATGCAAACTATCGCATATGACGTTATTCATGGACCCCGTGCAGTTATTCAACTATATACATCCTCTAACACATAAATTGCAGATCAGGGATTTAAAGTTGCATTGGAGACGTGAATTTTATCCACCTAGTGAATTTAAGAACAAGAGAAAGACGCCTTTGACGAAGTTATCTGAAATTTTTGACATAAGGGCTTTGAAGGTCCTAACTATAATATCATGGAATGAGTCTTTATCACCAAGAGAATTGGATATGCTTAAAGAGTTCGAAGAATTTTTCAATATTGAGGACTTATCCTTAATATCTGTTGCTCAACACACTATGGTATTGGTGGACCTTTTTAACAAATTAGTGAACTTGAAAAGACTAAAGATGGACTTTTTGGAAAATTATATCCCTCAAGCAACTAAACCAGATATATTTTTATCGATTCTTATAAGCTGTAAGAAGTTGCAATTCCTTGATATCAGATTCGAAGGCCTAGACTCTCCAATAATGGCTATAGAAAATGACAGATATCGAACAGAACGTAAGTGTCACTGCGCAAGATGTGTGAAGACTCATGATGAAATTATTTGCAAAAAGATATTCCATTATCTCGATGATCTAAAAATGATAGACATTGAAGAGTTAACAGCAAAAGACATTTTCGCCATGATGCGATACCAATCTCTCTTGCCATATTCGAAGGCATGTGATTCTTACCCAAGCGTTAGAACACAACCAATGAATATGGACCAATTTGTTCAAATAATGAATGAGAGCATACTAAATTACAGGAAATTAAGAGGCCAATTGGCAGGTATTTCACCTGATTCAGAATTGCCACTTGATCACGAAGAAGGGTTAAGTTTGTTACCACATGATCCATTTACGAGCCAAGATGTCATTGATTGCTTCCATACTTTGATTCATCACTATAAAAGAACTTATATCACCTTGCTTTCAGAATTTCCAGAATTGAGGTTTTTGATGTTGAACGACGTACCTACTGTAATAATTGAGGAAAATTCGGAAAGGATTCCACATCCAGTTTTCTTTCATGACGGCTATGTTTCTAACTTGCACGGCTGGACtaagaagttgaagaaaCGTAACAATGACGATAATAAGGACCTATCAACTGTAAATAGACAAGTTACCTTATGTTAA
- the OAF3 gene encoding Oaf3p (Syntenic homolog of Ashbya gossypii ACR241C; Syntenic homolog of Saccharomyces cerevisiae YKR064W (OAF3)) produces the protein MLQLKKRHRLTLVCSNCKRRKSRCDRGKPACGNCVRLGNKDTCEYFPSSVKMEDIGDFNPESTKQECVQQRKWEFVKTKNTTSVDLTTGKIIVHGKMSATYMASPLATNSVQHRDLYFELFNLFSDVAIKKTVKQIVGTGAGSQDGNSLPNSVKPLISFDGPNNDDKLSPPLFSKHKRIHKSLFDKFSQHRYELKKQFTISDIDNLVDSYLLDQVIYMQNVWPHFKKYVLPLVPIYDPDVLLNDIENFYSDYKMKGKLSVKNNDYITFATILLTIRLVQLSINFDKSTVTNFKYNKILKLNTEAYPTVVNCCILQSKLLRKCTLPQLQCLILVRFHNWCSPMDGDGEWLQHSNILQGTIYASCMEMGINWMCIRCPERFDFEKLRNGNEKLSAYSDAKGEGEGEINNEEMIKLYQSIWAVVLHWDRKLGMITGQEPIIGKSMKCGTVKAAGTWHVDMLATDNLKWKLVNTVNEMQDEFNLEEARLTIQDLRKKIESLSRNCSLDFEQELTIQLLELSVAHACYVGPLNDGVTFDYTEAFTELVERIIHLTKIFVNYFHSFPTVSHQYTRFYTNRIVEIAIYRVCNIMPSIILRMSNIPKALSMKPIVVKFYHNLCSLYFNELGYDYYQVFKRLFKTKVMYKIIDKSSEPLRMMLNYLIGEIALANDKQMLNIELMRLIYEEFEAIKCSDHDVTEIWGRIMPPANDEESIDIYQLFSEAVFDENQYNSYNLFTSFYDCTSNKITENTSIASTDSITNNPILCPIPSKKIDSRFNLLEGMLDPMDFVSWLDDIPLPSMEQTNHQ, from the coding sequence ATGCTACAGCTAAAGAAACGTCATCGACTTACCTTGGTTTGCTCGAACTGTAAAAGAAGGAAATCAAGGTGTGACAGAGGTAAACCGGCATGCGGAAATTGTGTTAGGCTTGGTAATAAAGATACCTGTGAATATTTCCCCTCGTCGGTGAAGATGGAAGATATTGGTGATTTTAATCCAGAATCTACTAAACAGGAGTGCGTTCAACAACGGAAATGGGAATTTGTTAAGACCAAAAACACTACTAGCGTTGATCTAACAACAGGGAAAATAATAGTCCATGGTAAAATGTCTGCAACATATATGGCATCCCCGTTGGCTACTAATTCAGTTCAGCATAGGGACCTTTATTTTGAGCTATTTAATTTATTTTCCGATGTGGCTATCAAAAAGACAGTGAAACAAATTGTTGGTACTGGTGCAGGGTCACAGGACGGTAACTCTCTACCGAATTCAGTGAAACCGCTGATTAGTTTTGATGGTCCTAATAATGATGATAAACTTTCACCTCCACTCTTTTCAAAGCATAAGCGAATACATAAGTCTTTATTCGACAAGTTTTCGCAGCATCGATATGAACTGAAGAAGCAGTTTACAATTTCAGACATCGATAACCTTGTGGATTCCTACCTTCTAGACCAGGTTATTTATATGCAAAATGTATGGCCGCATTTTAAGAAGTACGTTCTGCCGCTGGTTCCGATTTATGATCCTGATGTATTGCTTAATGACATTGAGAACTTCTACTCAGATTACAAGATGAAAGGTAAGCTTTCAGTAAAAAATAACGACTATATCACCTTTGCGACGATTCTTCTCACCATCCGTTTAGTTCAGTTGTCCATTAATTTTGACAAATCTACCGTTACGAATTTTAAGTATAATAAAATCCTAAAACTCAACACAGAGGCATATCCTACCGTTGTTAATTGCTGTATTCTACAGTCTAAGCTGCTCCGTAAATGTACTTTGCCGCAATTGCAATGCCTAATCTTAGTTCGCTTCCATAATTGGTGCTCGCCAATGGACGGCGACGGCGAATGGCTTCAGCACAGTAATATACTGCAGGGCACTATCTATGCAAGTTGTATGGAGATGGGTATTAACTGGATGTGTATTAGATGTCCTGAGAGGTTTGATTTTGAGAAGTTGAGGAATGGAAATGAAAAACTATCAGCATATTCAGATGCAAAAGGTGAAGGGGAAGGTGAAATAAACAATGAAGAAATGATAAAGTTATACCAAAGTATATGGGCTGTTGTTTTACACTGGGATAGAAAATTAGGGATGATTACGGGACAAGAACCAATAATAGGGAAATCGATGAAATGCGGTACTGTTAAGGCAGCCGGTACATGGCATGTGGACATGTTGGCCACCGACAATTTGAAATGGAAACTAGTTAATACAGTAAATGAGATGCAGGATGAATTTAATTTAGAAGAGGCCAGATTAACTATACAAGATTTGAGAAAGAAGATCGAGTCACTTTCACGGAATTGCTCTCTAGATTTTGAACAAGAACTGACTATCCAATTACTGGAACTTTCAGTTGCACACGCTTGTTATGTCGGGCCTCTTAATGACGGTGTGACCTTTGATTACACAGAAGCATTCACCGAGCTTGTTGAGAGGATAATCCACCTCACCAAAATATTTGTCAATTATTTCCACAGTTTCCCGACTGTATCTCATCAATACACCCGATTTTATACTAACAGGATTGTCGAGATTGCGATTTACAGGGTTTGTAATATCATGCCAAGCATTATTCTGCGAATGTCAAATATTCCTAAAGCTTTGTCAATGAAACCTATAGTTGTGAAATTTTACCACAATTTGTGTTCGTTGTATTTTAACGAGTTAGGCTACGATTATTACCAGGTATTCAAAAGACTTTTCAAAACTAAAGTTATGTACAAAATCATTGATAAGTCTTCGGAACCATTGCGTATGATGCTTAACTATCTTATTGGAGAGATAGCACTAGCAAATGATAAGCAAATGCTAAATATTGAGTTAATGAGATTAATTTATGAGGAATTTGAAGCAATAAAATGCAGCGATCATGACGTAACTGAAATCTGGGGACGCATAATGCCACCCGCCAATGATGAAGAATCAATAGATATTTATCAACTTTTCAGTGAGGCTGTGTTTGATGAGAATCAGTATAATTCCTATAATTTATTCACATCATTCTATGATTGTACCTCAAATAAGATTACGGAAAACACAAGCATCGCTTCGACGGATTCCATAACGAACAATCCGATACTTTGTCCTATACCTTCAAAGAAGATAGACTCCAGGTTTAATTTATTGGAAGGTATGCTTGATCCCATGGATTTCGTCAGCTGGCTGGATGATATACCATTGCCATCTATGGAACAAACCAATCACCAATAG
- the LAS1 gene encoding rRNA-processing protein LAS1 (Syntenic homolog of Ashbya gossypii ACR242W; Syntenic homolog of Saccharomyces cerevisiae YKR063C (LAS1)) yields MRVTPWKSINELQELKVWFYPNKFDSSSDLRSRGIARVKAYWTRGPYVPHAVDATSQLVACQIFDDNSAPVDAVKLSYTLALIRFVNGMLDPTQQSQFAIPLHTLAELNGLPSWFVELRHAGTHERDMISLEMLRMGCKEALDWLWEHYWDSNEVNDDTDSQKANTEEDPSDPANISKEDNAYLKKLTLLISSYKSMKRNFKEYDYLWQNGAIIPSSSFGGGTDSTKAFVTNWLAEYKETWKAFRHTPETFIEKVIANYDDTLLKLTLNKLEWADLEFCRWLLASYNKSIKEYRTPPLLKTNFVTAKKLLKLVKRVASGINIKQALHYWDRWLPVFEQDQTYLHSFILQVIEPNIKKALRDKKLRTKLNVEDLESQLSTLQKEISERGICSSELELFEADLTRTVSAVEPKIDQLREKRTISEDVSSVLEDLQTLKKRKPVSTTDAVIEDWSPHPNWVPRPFGCL; encoded by the coding sequence ATGCGAGTCACACCTTGGAAATCTATAAATGAGCTGCAAGAACTTAAGGTTTGGTTTTACCCTAATAAATTTGACTCTAGTTCAGATTTACGTTCCCGCGGCATAGCGAGAGTTAAGGCATATTGGACAAGAGGACCTTACGTCCCACATGCAGTGGATGCAACTTCGCAGCTAGTGGCCTGCCAGATCTTTGACGATAATAGCGCTCCAGTAGATGCGGTAAAACTGAGTTATACATTGGCGTTAATCAGGTTCGTCAATGGGATGCTCGATCCCACACAACAGTCGCAATTTGCCATTCCACTGCATACTTTGGCTGAATTGAACGGCTTACCAAGCTGGTTCGTCGAACTCAGACATGCAGGTACGCATGAACGTGATATGATAAGCTTAGAAATGCTGAGAATGGGATGCAAAGAAGCTTTGGACTGGCTATGGGAGCACTATTGGGACAGTAACGAGGTAAATGATGATACAGATTCTCAGAAGGCTAATACAGAAGAAGACCCTAGTGACCCTGCAAATATTTCTAAAGAAGACAATGCATATCTCAAGAAGTTAACTCTGTTAATCTCGTCATACAAGAGTATGAAGAGGAATTTCAAAGAATACGACTACTTATGGCAAAATGGCGCTATTATTCCGAGTTCTTCCTTTGGGGGTGGGACAGACTCTACAAAAGCGTTTGTGACAAACTGGCTGGCCGAATATAAGGAGACCTGGAAAGCCTTCAGACATACCCCTGAAACGTTTATTGAGAAAGTTATTGCGAATTATGATGATACACTTCTAAAGCTGACGCTTAACAAACTGGAATGGGCGGACTTAGAATTCTGCAGATGGCTTCTGGCATCTTACAATAAATCGATTAAGGAATATAGAACCCCTCCTTTACTGAAGACAAATTTTGTAACGGCAAAGAAATTGCTAAAATTAGTGAAGCGTGTTGCGTCAGGAATAAATATCAAACAAGCATTACACTACTGGGACCGTTGGTTGCCCGTTTTCGAACAAGACCAGACTTACTTGCATTCATTCATTTTACAAGTTATAGAGCCTAATATTAAGAAAGCATTACGCGATAAGAAACTGAGGACAAAACTAAACGTGGAAGATTTAGAAAGCCAATTATCCACCCTACAAAAGGAGATCAGTGAAAGGGGCATTTGCAGCAGCGAGCTAGAGCTTTTTGAAGCGGACCTTACTCGCACTGTTTCTGCTGTAGAGCCTAAAATCGATCAGCTGAGAGAGAAGCGCACCATTTCCGAAGACGTAAGCAGTGTCCTAGAGGACCTACAAACCCTCAAAAAAAGGAAACCGGTATCAACTACTGATGCTGTCATAGAAGACTGGTCTCCTCACCCAAATTGGGTTCCAAGACCGTTCGGCTGTCTATAG